Within the Nocardioides humi genome, the region ATCGGCAAGTACCACCCCAAGGAGGACCCGTCGTACATCGACGTCGTCTCCGAGCGGGCGCAGTACTGGCTGGGTGTCGGCGCGCAGCCGACCGAGGCCGTCGAGACGATCCTCAAGATCACGGGTGACTGGCAGAAGTTCAAGGGCATCGACGGCGCCGAGGGCACCCTCAAGGTCAAGGAGCCCAAGCGCGACAAGCTCGAGATCTTCAACGAGGCCCTCAAGGAGTCCGCCAACGAGCCCAAGGGCGCCGCGGTGACCAAGAAGGCCGACAAGAAGACCGAGAAGAAGGCCGACAAGGTCGACGCGGACAACGCGAAGGCCGAGGTCGAGGAGATGGTCGAGAACCTCGCCGCCGAGGAGCAGGCCGCCGACGTCGCGGCCCTCGCCGACGCGCCCGAGGCCCCGGCCGAGGAGGCCTGACGCCGTGCTCGCCGACGCGCTGGAGCACCTCGTCCGTGGGGTGGTCGACCACCCCGACGACGTGGTCGTGCGCGACAAGCAGCTGCGCCGCGGCTCCGTGCTCGAGGTCCGGGTGCACCCCGACGACCTCGGCAAGGTGATCGGCCGGAGCGGTCGTACGGCGACGGCGTTCCGCACCGTCATCTCCGCGATCGCCGGCAACGGCGGCACCCGGGTCGACTTCGTCGACACCGACCGCCGCTGACGCAGCAGACGACGACACGAACGGGCGCCTCCCGCCGGGGAGGCGCCCGTTCGTCGTTGCCGCCCGGACCCCCTAACCTCTGACCCGTGGAGAGCATCGAGGTCGTCGTCGGCCGGATCGGGAAGCCGCACGGCATCCGGGGCGAGGTGACGGTCGACGTCCGCACGGACGAGCCCGAGCGCCGGTACGCCGACGGAGCGGTCCTCCACGTCGAGGCCCCCGCGGCTCGGCGTTCTCCCCCCGGACGCTCACCGTGACCCGCACCCGCTGGCACCAGGGGGTGCTCCTGGCGAGCTTCGCCGAGCTGCCCGACCGCACCGCGGCGGAGTCGGCGCGGGGCGTGGTGCTGCGGGCCGTCGTCCCCGCCGACGAGACGCCGGAGGACCCCGAGGAGTTCTACGACCACCAGCTGGTCGGCCTGGCGGCGTACGACGTCGACGGAACCCCCCTCGGCGAGGTCGCCGGCCTCGTCCACGGAGCCCAGGACCTGCTGCGCATCACGACCCCGGACCGCCGCGAGGCGCTGGTCCCGTTCGTCGCCGCGCTCGTCCCCGAGGTCGACCTGGCCGGCGGCCGGGTCGTCATCGCCGACCGCCCCGGCCTGGTCACCCCGTTCCCCGACGACGAGGACCGGGAGCAGGCGTGAGGCTCGACTACGTCTCGATCTTCCCGGACTTCTTCTCGCCCCTCGAGCTCTCCCTGCCCGGGAAGGCCGCCGCCAAGGGGCTCGTCGACGTCCACGTCCACGACCTGCGCGGCTACACCCACGACCGGCACCGCACCGTCGACGACACCCCGTACGGCGGTGGCGCGGGCATGGTGATGAAGCCGGAGCCGTGGGGCGAGGCCTTCGACGACCTCCTCGCGCCCACGACGACCGTCGTCTTCACCACGCCCTCCGGCGAGCCCTTCGACCAGCGCCTCGCGGCGGAGCTCGCGACCCGTGAGCACCTCGTCTTCGCCTGCGGCCGCTACGAGGGCATCGACCAGCGGGTCGTCGACCACGCCCGCGAGCGGGCCGAGGTCCGCGAGATCAGCCTCGGCGACTACGTCCTCAACGGGGGAGAGGTCGCCGCGCTGGCGATCACCGAGGCGGTCGTCCGGCTGCTCCCCGGCTTCATGGGCAATGCGGAGTCGCTGGCCGAGGAGTCGCACGCCGACGGCGGCCTGCTCGAGTACCCCGTCTACACCAAGCCCCCCGAGTGGCGCGGCCACGAGGTCCCCGCCGTGCTCCGCTCCGGCGACCACGCCCGGGTCGCGGCCTGGCGCCACGAGCAGGCGGTACGACGGACCGCGGAGCGCCGTCCCGACCTGCTCACCCCGTCCGTGCTGGACGACGGCACGCCCATCGTCCGCGCCACCCCCGGCGACGCCGGCGAGCTGCTGACGCTGCAGCGGGCCTGCTGGGTGCAGGAGGCGCTGGCCAACGACATGCTCGACATCCCCGCGCTGCACGAGTCCCTCGACGACGTCCGCGCCTGGCTGCGGGAGTGGGACACCTGGGTGGTCCGCCGGGCGGGTCGCCTGGTCGGCGCGGTCCGCGGCCGGCTGGAGGGCGACCACAGCTGGGACATCGGCCGGGTCATGGTCGCCCCGACCTGCAGGGCAGCGGGCTCGGCCGGGTCCTGCTGGAGCACATCCAGGCCGTCGCGCCGCCCCAGGCGACGTCGTACGTCCTGTTCACCGGGGCGGCCAGCGCGCGCAACCAGCGGATGTACCGGAAGGCGGGCTTCCGGCTGCGCCCCGACCTCCCGTCGCCCCCGGGCGCGGTGGTGCTCACCAAGCGTCGCGTCACATGAACGACACAGAGAAGGCTCGTCTGTAACAAGCCTGCAACCTTCCTCGGACGCCGGTGAAACGACCCGTCGAGAGGCTCTCGTCGGACGTGGACAGCAGCGCCGCTGCGCCACGCACGACTCCCGAGAAGGCAAGAGGTTCGTTTATGTCCGACGTACTCGCGTGGCAGCTCATCTGTGCTGCCTTCGTTCTGTTCATGACGCCCGGTCTGGCGTTCTTCTACGGCGGCCTGGTCAAGCAGAAGTCCGTCGTGTCCATGATGATGCTGAGCTTCGGCTCGATCGCCGTCGTCACGCTGCTGTACGTCCTCATCGGCGGCACGGGCATCGCGGGCAACGGCACGAGCGGCGGCAGCAAGCTGTTCGGCAACCCGTTCGAGGACTTCGGCATGTCCGACCTGATGTCGGGCGTCGGCGGCGGTGACGCGGAGAACGTCTTCGGCGGCCACGCCTTCCTCGTCGCGTTCTGCATCATCACCGTCGCGCTGGTGTCCGGTGCGGTCGCCGACCGGGCCCGGTTCTGGCCCTGGATGCTCTTCGCCGCGCTCTTCACCACCTTCGTCGTGTTCCCGTCGTTCCGCTGGATCTGGGGCTTCGACGCCGACGGCGCGTACGGCTGGCTCGCCACCGACGTCTGGGGCCTCGGCCAGGGCGCGCTCGACTGGGCCGGCGGCACCGTGATCCACCAGTCGGCCGGTGCGGCCGCTCTCGCCCTCGCGCTGGTCCTCGGCAAGCGCAAGGTCGGCTTCTCCAAGGAGGAGACCGTGGCCCACAACGTCCCGCTGGTGCTCATCGGTGCGGCGATCCTGTGGTTCGGCTGGTACGGCTTCAACACCGGCGTGTTCGGTGCCGACGAGGGCCAGACCTCGCTCATCTTCCTCAACACCCTGGTCGCCCCGGCCGCCGCGCTGCTCGGCTGGATCGCCGTGGAGGCGCTCAAGGACGGCAAGGCCACCGCGGTCGGCGCCGCCTCGGGCATCGTCACCGGCCTGGTCGCGATCACCCCGGCCTGTGCCTTCCTGACGCCGGTGTGGGCCATGGTCCTCGGCCTGGTGTCCGGCGCGATCTGCGCCTTCGCGGTCGACCTGAAGTTCAAGCTCGGCTTCGACGACACCCTCGACGTGGTGGGCATCCACCTCGTCGCCGGCTTCGTCGGCTGCCTGTGGGTCGGCATCTTCGGCGCCGAGGCGCTCACCGGCGGCAGCCTGGTCTTCGGTGGGGAGATCAAGCTGTTCCTGGCCCAGCTGCTCTCCTCGAT harbors:
- a CDS encoding ammonium transporter — protein: MTPGLAFFYGGLVKQKSVVSMMMLSFGSIAVVTLLYVLIGGTGIAGNGTSGGSKLFGNPFEDFGMSDLMSGVGGGDAENVFGGHAFLVAFCIITVALVSGAVADRARFWPWMLFAALFTTFVVFPSFRWIWGFDADGAYGWLATDVWGLGQGALDWAGGTVIHQSAGAAALALALVLGKRKVGFSKEETVAHNVPLVLIGAAILWFGWYGFNTGVFGADEGQTSLIFLNTLVAPAAALLGWIAVEALKDGKATAVGAASGIVTGLVAITPACAFLTPVWAMVLGLVSGAICAFAVDLKFKLGFDDTLDVVGIHLVAGFVGCLWVGIFGAEALTGGSLVFGGEIKLFLAQLLSSITVIAFSFIVTFVFATAIEKTIGFRAKEEDEIAGIDLVLHGEGYALD
- a CDS encoding RNA-binding protein, with amino-acid sequence MLADALEHLVRGVVDHPDDVVVRDKQLRRGSVLEVRVHPDDLGKVIGRSGRTATAFRTVISAIAGNGGTRVDFVDTDRR
- the rimM gene encoding ribosome maturation factor RimM (Essential for efficient processing of 16S rRNA) → MTRTRWHQGVLLASFAELPDRTAAESARGVVLRAVVPADETPEDPEEFYDHQLVGLAAYDVDGTPLGEVAGLVHGAQDLLRITTPDRREALVPFVAALVPEVDLAGGRVVIADRPGLVTPFPDDEDREQA
- the rpsP gene encoding 30S ribosomal protein S16 gives rise to the protein MAVKIRLKRLGKVRVPQYRIVIVDSRKKRDGAVIEEIGKYHPKEDPSYIDVVSERAQYWLGVGAQPTEAVETILKITGDWQKFKGIDGAEGTLKVKEPKRDKLEIFNEALKESANEPKGAAVTKKADKKTEKKADKVDADNAKAEVEEMVENLAAEEQAADVAALADAPEAPAEEA